The following coding sequences are from one Solanum stenotomum isolate F172 unplaced genomic scaffold, ASM1918654v1 scaffold21359, whole genome shotgun sequence window:
- the LOC125850995 gene encoding F-box protein CPR1-like, with amino-acid sequence MKNLCDDMVINILLRIPVKSLIRFKCISKILYDLIQSSVFINLHSNRTIIKDELILLKRSIKVAPREYNNVLSFLSSHDDNINDLKLVYPDLYIPRLTSRHGHLCYETVGPCNGLVALTDFDAIVLFNPATRNYRALPPSPFKCKVRFHRSMNGGLGFGYDWIANDYKFVKISEIFRDPPQWHPNEDREKTVEIYDLNIGSWRVFNYDTEEFPGVHWFPCFEILYKGAYHWCAYAETKIILCFDMTCEIFRGIMMPHTCHSYDAKRYSLVVLNESLTLICYAGQQTEPDPIRDLTDIWMMKEYGVYESWIKKYIIRPLYIEAPLLLLKDHLLLLQSISGLLMSNDLTSDKLEEVNVFSSAHSFRMIIYKECFTPVPKVEGTVEHNSMILEKVYLFNFNLMN; translated from the coding sequence ATGAAGAATTTATGTGATGATATGGTAATTAACATACTTTTGCGAATTCCAGTGAAATCTCTCATACGATTCAAATGCATTTCCAAAATTTTGTACGATCTCATACAATCATCTGTCTTCATTAATCTTCATAGCAACCGCACCATCATAAAAGATGAACTAATTCTTTTGAAACGTTCCATTAAAGTAGCACCAAGAGAATATAATAATGTCTTGTCTTTCCTTTCCAGTCATGATGATAATATTAATGATCTAAAGCTTGTTTATCCAGATCTATATATACCACGTTTAACTTCCAGGCATGGTCATCTTTGTTATGAAACTGTTGGTCCTTGTAATGGTTTGGTTGCTTTAACAGATTTCGATGCCATTGTCCTATTTAATCCTGCCACAAGAAATTACAGGGCACTTCCACCGAGCCCTTTTAAATGTAAAGTACGTTTTCATCGTTCCATGAATGGTGGTCTTGGATTTGGCTATGACTGGATAGCTAATGACTACAAGTTTGTTAAGATTTCAGAAATTTTCAGGGATCCTCCGCAATGGCATCCGAACGAGGACAGGGAGAAAACAgttgaaatttatgatttaaacaTAGGTTCATGGAGAGTATTCAATTATGATACTGAAGAGTTCCCCGGTGTTCATTGGTTCCCCTGTTTCGAGATACTTTATAAGGGAGCCTATCATTGGTGTGCATATGCTGAAACAAAGATAATTCTTTGTTTCGATATGACTTGTGAAATTTTTCGCGGTATTATGATGCCACATACTTGTCATTCCTATGACGCAAAACGTTATAGCCTTGTAGTTCTTAATGAGTCCTTAACATTGATTTGTTATGCTGGTCAACAGACAGAGCCTGATCCAATTAGAGATTTGACAGATATTTGGATGATGAAAGAGTATGGTGTATATGAATCTTGGATTAAGAAATACATAATTAGGCCTCTTTATATTGAAGCCCCATTACTACTTTTGAAGGATCATTTGTTGCTTCTTCAAAGCATTAGTGGACTTCTTATGTCCAATGATCTCACTTCAGATAAATTGGAGGAAGTCAATGTATTTAGTAGTGCTCATAGTTTTAGAATGATCATTTACAAGGAATGCTTTACTCCAGTTCCAAAAGTGGAAGGCACAGTAGAACACAACTCCATGATTTTGGAGAAGGTATATCTCTTCAACTTTAACTTGATGAATTAG